From a region of the Streptomyces sp. NBC_01454 genome:
- a CDS encoding SDR family oxidoreductase — MAHNTPRARAPQATPTARAGQVGGTATAHRPTLPAPSSRAGQHVQTEPVPRDALRSEAAPRKIAVVTGAGSGIGRAVAHALSEADWTVVLAGRRAEALADTARLVGLTAPESPAMMTVPTDVTRPDQVDALFGAVLERFSRVDLLFNNAGTFGPAVPLDELAYEDWRTVVDTNLTGAFLCAQAAFRAMKTQEPQGGRIINNGSLSAHTPRPDSIAYTATKHAVTGLTKSLSLDGRPYGIACGQLDIGNAATEMTGRMQTGIPQANGVPAVEPVMDAADVARTVVHMAALPLEANVQFATVMATNMPYIGRG, encoded by the coding sequence ATGGCACACAACACACCACGGGCACGGGCACCGCAGGCGACCCCGACGGCACGGGCGGGGCAGGTCGGCGGAACGGCGACCGCGCACCGGCCCACGCTGCCCGCCCCGTCCTCGCGGGCCGGACAGCACGTACAGACGGAGCCGGTGCCCCGGGACGCCCTGCGGAGCGAGGCGGCACCCCGGAAGATCGCGGTGGTCACCGGCGCCGGATCCGGCATCGGACGGGCGGTCGCCCACGCGCTGTCCGAGGCCGACTGGACGGTGGTGCTGGCCGGCCGGCGCGCCGAGGCCCTGGCGGACACCGCCCGGCTGGTGGGCCTGACGGCCCCCGAGAGCCCCGCGATGATGACGGTGCCGACCGATGTCACCCGCCCCGACCAGGTCGATGCCCTCTTCGGCGCGGTCCTCGAACGGTTCAGCCGGGTCGATCTGCTCTTCAACAACGCGGGGACCTTCGGCCCGGCGGTGCCGCTCGACGAGCTGGCCTACGAGGACTGGCGCACGGTGGTGGACACCAACCTCACCGGCGCGTTCCTGTGCGCCCAGGCCGCCTTCCGCGCCATGAAGACCCAGGAGCCGCAGGGCGGCCGGATCATCAACAACGGCTCCCTCTCCGCCCACACCCCGCGCCCGGACTCCATCGCGTACACCGCCACCAAGCACGCGGTCACCGGGCTGACCAAGTCGCTCTCCCTGGACGGCCGTCCGTACGGCATCGCCTGCGGACAGCTCGACATCGGCAACGCGGCGACCGAGATGACCGGCCGGATGCAGACCGGCATCCCGCAGGCCAACGGCGTGCCGGCGGTCGAGCCGGTGATGGACGCGGCGGATGTCGCCCGCACGGTCGTCCACATGGCGGCGCTGCCGCTGGAGGCCAATGTGCAGTTCGCCACCGTGATGGCCACGAACATGCCCTACATCGGGCGGGGTTGA
- a CDS encoding multidrug effflux MFS transporter has protein sequence MTEPGPDTAETKDVPAIAERAAPAAPAAARRTSLLVTLVLGGLTAVPPLSMDMYLPALPQVTAALHSPAATVQLTLTTCLAGMALGQMIVGPMSDKWGRRRPLLAGMVIYVLATALCAVATNAEVLIAFRLLQGLAGAAGIVIARAVVRDLYDGVAMARFFSTLMLISGVAPVVAPLIGGQILRITDWRGVFVVLTAVGVALTLLVWRRLQETLPPERRHPGGLGAALRTMRDLLADRVFAGYLLVGAFAFAALFAYISASPFVVQEIYGASPQTFSLLFGLNSVGLVAVGQINGKLLVGRVRLDTVLGTGLAVVALAAAALLAMSSGVFGHVGLVPMAAGLFVLMAAMGLVMPSTNTQALLRTPHAAGSASALLGTSTFLLGSVASPLVGIAGERTAVPMALVQLSCAVLALVSFLGLCRPWQRRGESTASTSGERTRL, from the coding sequence ATGACGGAGCCCGGCCCCGATACGGCCGAGACCAAGGATGTGCCCGCAATAGCCGAGCGGGCCGCGCCGGCAGCACCCGCCGCGGCCCGCCGCACCAGTCTCCTCGTCACCCTCGTCCTCGGTGGACTCACGGCGGTCCCGCCGCTCTCCATGGACATGTATCTGCCGGCGCTGCCGCAGGTGACCGCCGCCCTGCACAGCCCGGCCGCCACCGTCCAGCTCACCCTCACCACCTGTCTGGCGGGCATGGCTCTGGGCCAGATGATCGTCGGCCCGATGAGCGACAAGTGGGGCCGCCGGCGCCCGCTGCTGGCCGGCATGGTGATCTACGTCCTGGCGACCGCCCTGTGCGCCGTGGCCACCAACGCCGAAGTCCTCATCGCCTTCCGCCTGTTGCAGGGGCTGGCCGGCGCGGCGGGCATCGTCATCGCGCGGGCCGTGGTCCGCGATCTGTACGACGGCGTCGCGATGGCCCGCTTCTTCTCCACCCTGATGCTGATCTCCGGCGTGGCACCGGTCGTCGCGCCCCTCATCGGCGGCCAGATCCTCCGGATCACCGACTGGCGCGGCGTCTTCGTTGTCCTCACCGCCGTCGGGGTGGCGCTCACCCTCCTCGTCTGGCGCCGGCTGCAGGAGACCCTCCCGCCGGAGCGCCGGCACCCCGGCGGCCTCGGCGCGGCCCTGCGGACCATGCGCGATCTGCTCGCCGACCGGGTCTTCGCCGGCTACCTCCTGGTCGGCGCCTTCGCCTTCGCCGCCCTCTTCGCCTACATCTCCGCCTCGCCGTTCGTCGTCCAGGAGATCTACGGCGCCTCCCCGCAGACCTTCAGCCTGCTCTTCGGCCTCAACTCCGTCGGGCTGGTGGCGGTCGGCCAGATCAACGGCAAGCTCCTGGTCGGCCGGGTCCGCCTCGACACCGTGCTGGGCACCGGACTGGCCGTGGTCGCGCTCGCCGCGGCCGCGCTCCTCGCGATGTCCTCGGGCGTATTCGGCCACGTCGGCCTGGTCCCGATGGCCGCCGGCCTCTTCGTCCTCATGGCCGCGATGGGCCTGGTGATGCCGAGCACCAACACCCAGGCGCTGCTGCGCACCCCGCACGCGGCCGGTTCCGCCTCCGCGCTGCTGGGCACCTCCACCTTCCTCCTCGGCTCGGTGGCCTCCCCGCTGGTGGGCATCGCGGGGGAGCGGACGGCCGTACCGATGGCGCTCGTACAGCTCTCGTGCGCCGTATTGGCGCTCGTCAGCTTCCTGGGACTGTGCCGCCCGTGGCAGCGTAGGGGGGAGAGCACCGCGAGCACGTCCGGCGAGAGGACCAGGCTCTGA
- a CDS encoding serine hydrolase domain-containing protein, translating to MQALPEGRPPWCPGVVLLAGRGPLVVAEAAAGWALRYRAYDPERDRGIDLPRDLWEPMRVGTVFDLASLSKLFTAVAALQQIERGRLALDDEVRADLPAFVPGLTVRQLLTHTSGLAPELPFHDHRGRAAQLALLWAQAASPSGRPGTGHRYSDLNLIALQLVLEHRTGQRLDALVHEGITGPLGMTSTSYGPLAPQGVAATEDQRRPWAKADRGMVRGEVHDENAWALGGVAGHAGLFATAQDLAVLCRTLLNGGTYGTSRILGPDAVAALLDPPGLGFGVDQPYFMGELAGHGAAGHTGFTGTSLVIDRATDTFLILLANTVHPRRRNGGSAPRAAAATRLARAVACGA from the coding sequence GTGCAGGCGCTGCCCGAGGGCCGCCCGCCCTGGTGCCCCGGCGTGGTGCTGCTGGCCGGCCGCGGCCCGCTCGTCGTCGCCGAGGCCGCCGCGGGCTGGGCGCTGCGCTACCGGGCCTACGACCCCGAGCGGGACCGCGGCATCGACCTGCCGCGCGACCTGTGGGAGCCGATGCGGGTCGGCACCGTCTTCGACCTGGCCTCGCTCAGCAAGCTCTTCACCGCCGTCGCCGCGCTCCAGCAGATCGAACGCGGCCGGCTGGCCCTCGACGACGAGGTACGGGCCGACCTGCCCGCCTTCGTCCCCGGCCTCACCGTCCGGCAGCTGCTGACCCACACCTCGGGGCTCGCCCCCGAGCTGCCGTTCCACGACCACCGCGGCCGCGCCGCCCAACTCGCGCTCCTGTGGGCGCAGGCGGCGTCCCCCAGCGGCCGCCCCGGCACCGGCCACCGCTACTCCGACCTCAACCTCATCGCCCTCCAGCTCGTCCTGGAGCACCGCACCGGGCAGCGGCTGGACGCCCTGGTCCACGAGGGCATCACCGGCCCGCTGGGCATGACCAGCACCTCCTACGGCCCGCTGGCACCGCAGGGCGTGGCCGCCACCGAGGACCAGCGGCGGCCCTGGGCCAAGGCGGACCGCGGGATGGTCCGCGGCGAGGTGCACGACGAGAACGCCTGGGCACTGGGCGGCGTGGCCGGTCACGCGGGCCTCTTCGCCACCGCCCAGGACCTGGCAGTGCTGTGCCGCACCCTGCTCAACGGCGGCACCTACGGCACCAGCCGCATCCTCGGTCCGGACGCGGTCGCCGCCCTGCTCGACCCGCCCGGCCTCGGCTTCGGCGTCGACCAGCCGTATTTCATGGGCGAGTTGGCGGGCCACGGCGCGGCCGGCCACACCGGCTTCACCGGCACCAGCCTGGTTATCGACCGCGCCACCGACACCTTTTTGATCCTGCTCGCCAACACCGTCCACCCCCGCCGCCGCAACGGCGGCAGCGCGCCGCGCGCCGCGGCCGCCACCCGGCTGGCCCGCGCGGTGGCCTGCGGCGCCTGA
- a CDS encoding small ribosomal subunit Rsm22 family protein, with the protein MHEELRAALAGLLDGLPPTQAAQAVDRLISNYRGRTPTDAPVLRDRADVAAYAAYRMPATFEAVRAALAAFAARVPDWSPATHLDIGGGTGAATWATAATWDGPRSTVLDWAQPALDLGRELADGVLPDTRWQRGTIGDGLTVPPGTDLVTVSYVLGELRPEDRRAVVAAAATARAVVLIEPGTPDGYLRIREARTQLTDAGLRIVAPCPHGDTCPIVPGEDWCHFAARVSRSSLHRQVKGGSLPYEDEKFSYVAATTLDATPAPARVTRKPQLRKGQVLLDLCTTDGLHRTTVTKRHGTDYRQARNTSWGDTWPPHP; encoded by the coding sequence ATGCACGAGGAACTGCGCGCCGCGCTGGCGGGCCTGCTCGACGGCCTGCCGCCCACCCAGGCCGCGCAGGCGGTGGACCGTCTGATCAGCAACTACCGGGGCCGCACCCCCACCGACGCCCCGGTCCTGCGGGACCGCGCCGATGTCGCCGCGTACGCCGCCTACCGCATGCCGGCCACCTTCGAGGCCGTACGCGCCGCCCTGGCCGCCTTCGCCGCCCGCGTCCCCGACTGGTCCCCGGCCACCCATCTGGACATCGGCGGCGGCACCGGCGCCGCCACCTGGGCCACCGCCGCCACCTGGGACGGCCCGCGCAGCACCGTCCTGGACTGGGCCCAGCCCGCCCTCGACCTGGGCCGGGAGCTCGCCGACGGTGTCCTGCCCGACACCCGCTGGCAGCGCGGGACGATCGGCGACGGCCTCACCGTCCCGCCCGGCACGGACCTGGTCACCGTCTCCTACGTCCTGGGCGAACTCCGCCCCGAGGACCGCCGCGCCGTCGTCGCCGCCGCGGCCACCGCCCGCGCCGTCGTCCTCATCGAGCCCGGCACCCCCGACGGCTACCTCCGCATCCGCGAGGCCCGCACCCAGCTCACCGACGCCGGCCTGCGCATCGTCGCCCCCTGCCCGCACGGTGACACCTGCCCCATCGTCCCCGGGGAGGACTGGTGCCACTTCGCCGCCCGGGTCAGCCGCTCCTCCCTCCACCGCCAGGTCAAGGGCGGCTCTCTGCCGTACGAGGACGAGAAGTTCAGCTACGTCGCCGCCACCACCCTCGACGCCACGCCCGCCCCCGCCCGCGTCACCCGCAAGCCCCAACTCCGCAAGGGCCAGGTCCTCCTGGACCTGTGCACCACGGACGGCCTCCACCGCACCACGGTCACCAAACGCCACGGCACCGACTACCGCCAGGCCCGCAACACCTCCTGGGGCGACACCTGGCCCCCACACCCCTGA
- a CDS encoding TetR/AcrR family transcriptional regulator, whose product MADKAPDPSRRSERSRRAIFDAALTLVGEVGYDKLTIEGIAARAGVGKQTIYRWWPSKAAVLLDAFTAGADEDYAKGLPDTGDLTADLKFVLRATADQFNDPVFQAPYRALAAAGANDEELSRSFVDRLLEPGTRVYVERLRAAQETGEVAAGTDVRVAVEMLLSPFSQRWLMRTGELTHEYVDTLVDQVLCGLRPRD is encoded by the coding sequence ATGGCCGACAAAGCTCCCGACCCCTCCCGCCGCAGCGAACGCTCCCGTCGGGCGATCTTCGATGCCGCCCTCACGCTCGTCGGTGAGGTCGGCTACGACAAGCTCACGATCGAGGGCATCGCCGCCCGGGCCGGGGTGGGCAAGCAGACGATCTACCGCTGGTGGCCCTCCAAGGCCGCCGTGCTGCTGGACGCGTTCACCGCCGGCGCCGACGAGGACTACGCCAAGGGCCTGCCGGACACCGGCGATCTGACCGCGGACCTGAAGTTCGTGCTGCGGGCGACCGCGGACCAGTTCAACGACCCGGTGTTCCAAGCCCCCTACCGCGCCCTCGCGGCGGCCGGCGCGAACGACGAGGAGCTCTCCCGCAGCTTCGTCGACCGGCTGCTGGAGCCCGGCACCCGTGTCTACGTCGAACGGCTGCGGGCGGCGCAGGAAACCGGCGAGGTGGCCGCCGGTACCGACGTACGGGTGGCCGTCGAGATGCTGCTGAGTCCCTTCTCACAGCGCTGGCTGATGCGTACCGGCGAATTGACCCACGAGTACGTCGACACCCTTGTCGACCAGGTGCTGTGTGGCCTGCGGCCACGCGACTGA
- a CDS encoding bifunctional DNA primase/polymerase has protein sequence MERKSRFSQWLRRPKSGSDGGDTDTGSAAARSREDLLLAAADAGFPVAPAAHPSGYGCSCERVGCPTPGRHPISFGWQTVATTDRDKVAAWVRTLPQANFVTATGITHDVLDVPVEAGRSALGRLDAAGIDVGPITLSGAGFNGRMLFFTATRGTPDDEDEWWPCELDCHPETMDEHPGLRWHCRGSYVLLPPSTLPGEQPAVSWLRGPELTLPDPLTLLESLTDACAAFNDREPHHHEAVAWPIAR, from the coding sequence ATGGAACGCAAGAGCAGGTTCTCCCAGTGGCTGCGCCGGCCGAAGAGCGGATCGGACGGCGGCGATACGGACACGGGATCAGCGGCTGCGCGCAGCCGCGAGGACCTGCTGCTGGCGGCGGCCGACGCGGGCTTCCCGGTGGCCCCGGCCGCGCATCCCTCCGGCTACGGCTGTTCCTGTGAACGCGTCGGCTGTCCCACCCCCGGCCGCCACCCCATCTCCTTCGGCTGGCAGACCGTCGCCACCACCGACCGCGACAAGGTCGCCGCCTGGGTCCGCACCCTCCCGCAGGCCAACTTCGTCACCGCCACCGGCATCACCCACGACGTCCTGGACGTCCCCGTCGAGGCGGGCCGCAGCGCCCTGGGACGGCTGGACGCGGCGGGCATCGACGTCGGACCGATCACCCTCAGCGGCGCCGGCTTCAACGGCCGGATGCTCTTCTTCACCGCCACCCGCGGCACCCCGGACGACGAGGACGAGTGGTGGCCCTGTGAGCTGGACTGCCACCCCGAGACCATGGACGAGCACCCGGGGCTGCGCTGGCACTGCCGCGGCAGCTATGTGCTGCTGCCGCCCTCGACGCTGCCCGGCGAGCAGCCCGCGGTGAGCTGGCTGCGCGGCCCGGAGCTGACGCTGCCCGACCCGCTGACGCTGCTGGAGTCGCTCACCGACGCCTGCGCCGCGTTCAACGACCGCGAGCCCCACCACCACGAGGCTGTGGCCTGGCCGATCGCCCGCTGA
- the efeU gene encoding iron uptake transporter permease EfeU, which produces MFGNYLIGLREGLEASLVVCILIAYLVKTGRREALRPVWIGIALAVVLSFAFGAALQFGSETLTFKAQEALGGSLSIIAVGLVTWMVFWMRRTARHLKKELHGKLDAALQMGTVALVVTAFLSVGREGLETALFIWTAAQSANDGVRPLIGALLGLLTAVALGWLFYRGAVRINLAKFFTWTGGMLVVVAAGVLAYGFHDLQEADVLPGLTSQAFDISAQIPADSWYGTLLKGIFNFQPDPTVLQVTVWALYLIPTLLFFFAPGRVSPNRATPAANPSAPVAPKEPEPHDTQVAVPGARNTDVGSGGAGDTQRVHDGARREGDAAGGVED; this is translated from the coding sequence GTGTTCGGCAACTACCTGATCGGTCTGCGCGAGGGACTGGAAGCCAGCCTCGTCGTCTGCATTCTCATCGCCTATCTGGTCAAGACCGGCCGGCGGGAGGCGCTGCGCCCGGTCTGGATCGGCATCGCGCTCGCCGTGGTCCTGTCGTTCGCGTTCGGCGCGGCGCTGCAATTCGGGTCCGAGACCCTGACGTTCAAGGCGCAGGAGGCGCTCGGCGGCTCACTGTCGATCATCGCGGTGGGCCTGGTGACGTGGATGGTCTTCTGGATGCGGCGCACCGCGCGGCATCTGAAGAAGGAGCTGCACGGCAAGCTGGACGCGGCCCTGCAGATGGGCACCGTGGCGCTGGTGGTCACCGCGTTCCTGTCGGTGGGCCGGGAGGGTCTGGAGACCGCGCTGTTCATCTGGACCGCCGCCCAGTCCGCCAACGACGGGGTACGGCCGCTGATCGGCGCGCTGCTGGGGCTGCTGACGGCGGTGGCGCTGGGCTGGCTGTTCTACCGCGGCGCGGTGCGGATCAACCTGGCGAAGTTCTTCACCTGGACCGGCGGCATGCTGGTGGTGGTCGCGGCGGGCGTGCTGGCGTACGGCTTCCACGATCTGCAGGAGGCGGACGTGCTGCCGGGGCTGACCTCCCAGGCGTTCGACATCAGCGCGCAGATCCCGGCCGACAGCTGGTACGGCACCCTGCTGAAGGGCATCTTCAACTTCCAGCCGGACCCGACGGTTCTCCAGGTCACGGTGTGGGCTCTGTATCTGATCCCCACGCTCCTGTTCTTCTTCGCCCCCGGTAGGGTGTCGCCGAATCGTGCCACCCCGGCGGCCAACCCGTCCGCCCCGGTCGCCCCGAAGGAGCCCGAGCCCCATGACACGCAGGTCGCCGTTCCGGGTGCCCGCAACACTGACGTCGGCAGCGGCGGCGCTGGTGATACTCAGCGGGTGCATGACGGTGCACGGCGAGAGGGAGATGCTGCCGGCGGTGTCGAAGACTGA
- the efeB gene encoding iron uptake transporter deferrochelatase/peroxidase subunit, translating into MTQDNGTTTQDGTGDGGGEGGGQDTAAQNGNGRAPSRRALLGWGGAGLALGAVTAGGTAAALRAGGDAQPAGADATAGAAVPFHGAHQAGIATAVQDRLHFASFDVTTDDRDELIALLKEWTKAAARMTAGDTVGDGAVGGLAEAPPDDTGEALGLPPSRLTLTFGIGPTLFEKDGKDRFGIKARRPEALIDLPQFPGDNLDKTRSGGDLCVQACADDPQVAVHAIRNLARIGFGKVAIRWSQLGFGKTSSTTPEAQTPRNMFGFKDGTHNLAGTDTAALDKHVWVADGAAKGKERWMAGGSYLVARRIRMHIETWDRTSRKEQEDIFGRDKGEGAPAGRKHERDTPHLKSMLPTSHVRLAHPDSNGGIRILRRGYSFTDGTDGLGRLDAGLFFLAYQHDVRQGFVPLQKRLAAGDALNEYIQHVGSAVFAVPPGVRHADDWWGRELFA; encoded by the coding sequence ATGACGCAGGACAACGGCACGACGACGCAGGACGGCACCGGAGACGGTGGCGGAGAGGGTGGCGGGCAGGACACCGCCGCGCAGAACGGCAACGGGCGGGCGCCCTCGCGGCGTGCGTTGCTCGGCTGGGGCGGTGCGGGCCTGGCGCTCGGCGCGGTCACGGCCGGCGGGACGGCGGCGGCGCTGCGTGCCGGCGGCGACGCCCAGCCGGCCGGCGCGGACGCGACCGCGGGAGCGGCCGTCCCCTTCCACGGCGCACACCAGGCCGGAATCGCCACCGCCGTGCAGGACCGCCTGCACTTCGCCTCGTTCGATGTCACCACTGACGATCGCGACGAGCTGATCGCGCTGCTCAAGGAGTGGACGAAGGCGGCGGCGCGGATGACGGCCGGGGACACGGTCGGCGACGGCGCGGTCGGCGGTCTGGCGGAGGCGCCGCCGGACGACACCGGCGAGGCACTCGGCCTGCCGCCGTCCCGGCTCACCCTGACCTTCGGCATCGGCCCGACGCTGTTCGAGAAGGACGGCAAGGACCGGTTCGGCATCAAGGCCCGGCGGCCCGAGGCGCTGATCGACCTGCCGCAGTTCCCCGGCGACAACCTCGACAAGACGCGCAGCGGCGGCGATCTGTGCGTCCAGGCCTGCGCGGACGACCCGCAGGTGGCGGTGCACGCGATCCGCAACCTGGCCCGGATCGGCTTCGGCAAGGTCGCCATCCGCTGGTCCCAGCTGGGCTTCGGCAAGACGTCCTCGACGACGCCGGAGGCGCAGACCCCGCGCAACATGTTCGGCTTCAAGGACGGCACCCACAACCTCGCCGGCACCGACACCGCCGCGCTCGACAAGCACGTCTGGGTCGCGGACGGCGCGGCGAAGGGCAAGGAGCGCTGGATGGCCGGCGGCTCCTACCTCGTCGCCCGCCGCATCCGGATGCACATCGAGACCTGGGACCGCACCTCGCGCAAGGAGCAGGAGGACATCTTCGGCCGCGACAAGGGCGAGGGCGCACCCGCCGGCCGGAAGCACGAGCGGGACACCCCGCACCTGAAGTCGATGCTGCCGACCTCGCACGTCCGCCTCGCGCACCCGGACTCCAACGGCGGGATCCGGATCCTGCGCCGCGGCTACTCCTTCACGGACGGGACGGACGGCCTGGGCCGGCTGGACGCGGGGCTGTTCTTCCTCGCCTACCAGCACGATGTGCGCCAGGGCTTCGTCCCCCTCCAGAAGCGGCTGGCTGCGGGCGACGCGCTCAACGAGTACATCCAGCACGTGGGTTCCGCGGTCTTCGCGGTGCCGCCGGGCGTCCGTCACGCGGACGACTGGTGGGGCCGGGAGCTGTTCGCCTGA
- the efeO gene encoding iron uptake system protein EfeO encodes MRALRTSAVAAIAAATAVTAVAGCAAKSDGKGGGGKGTVEVTATDSSCELSTKEFPAGHVRFAVQNKGSKVTEVYLYAPGDRIVTERENIGPGTHADITAEVKAGSYEIACKPGMKGNGIRQKVTVSGKGASATRDPKLDAAVTAYRTYVQEQADQTLPKAQKFADAVKAGDLDAAKKAYAVSRVGWERTEPVAESFGDIDPKVDVRADGVEKGQKWTGWHKLEQSLWEEKKISGDDKKLADQLITDLKDWQKRVGKAEITPTSMANGAKELLDEVATGKVTGEEERYSHTDLIDFQGNVEGAQKAYELLKPVVGKNDPALAKELDKQFAAIRALLAAHRDSKSADGFASYDTVDKAERKKLSDGVNALAEPLSKLAAAVATTK; translated from the coding sequence CGCTGTCGCCGGCTGCGCCGCGAAGAGCGACGGCAAAGGAGGCGGCGGCAAGGGCACGGTCGAGGTGACCGCCACCGACAGCAGCTGCGAGCTCTCGACCAAGGAGTTCCCCGCCGGACACGTCCGCTTCGCGGTGCAGAACAAGGGCTCCAAGGTCACCGAGGTGTATCTCTACGCTCCCGGCGACCGGATCGTCACCGAGCGGGAGAACATCGGGCCCGGCACCCACGCGGACATCACCGCCGAGGTCAAGGCCGGTTCGTACGAGATCGCCTGCAAGCCCGGCATGAAGGGCAACGGCATCCGTCAGAAGGTGACCGTCAGCGGCAAGGGCGCGAGCGCCACGCGCGACCCCAAGCTGGACGCCGCGGTCACCGCCTACCGCACGTACGTGCAGGAGCAGGCCGACCAGACCCTGCCGAAGGCGCAGAAGTTCGCCGACGCGGTCAAGGCCGGCGACCTCGACGCCGCGAAGAAGGCGTACGCCGTCTCGCGGGTCGGCTGGGAGCGCACCGAGCCGGTCGCCGAGTCGTTCGGTGACATCGACCCCAAGGTCGATGTGCGCGCCGACGGTGTGGAGAAGGGCCAGAAGTGGACCGGCTGGCACAAGCTGGAGCAGTCCCTGTGGGAGGAGAAGAAGATCTCCGGGGACGACAAGAAGCTCGCCGATCAGCTCATCACCGACCTGAAGGACTGGCAGAAGCGGGTCGGCAAGGCCGAGATCACCCCGACCAGCATGGCCAACGGCGCCAAGGAACTGCTCGACGAGGTGGCCACCGGCAAGGTCACCGGTGAGGAAGAGCGCTACAGCCACACCGACCTGATCGACTTCCAGGGCAACGTGGAGGGCGCTCAGAAGGCGTACGAGCTGCTCAAGCCGGTCGTCGGCAAGAACGACCCGGCGCTCGCCAAGGAGCTGGACAAGCAGTTCGCGGCGATTCGCGCGCTGCTCGCGGCGCACCGCGACAGCAAGTCCGCCGACGGCTTCGCCTCCTACGACACGGTCGACAAGGCCGAGCGCAAGAAGCTCTCGGACGGGGTCAACGCGCTGGCCGAGCCGCTGTCGAAGCTGGCCGCCGCCGTGGCCACCACCAAGTAA